A region from the Bradyrhizobium erythrophlei genome encodes:
- a CDS encoding DUF3551 domain-containing protein has translation MACLFLGIDAVPSISREILMRILALAIFGTLSIGSATAQTYDPAYPVCLHVYDRGANYYECRYASLPQCNASASGRAAECVINPYFASAEEPVRRHYRQHPRVY, from the coding sequence ATGGCTTGTCTGTTCTTAGGCATTGATGCTGTCCCGTCTATCTCGAGGGAGATTCTGATGCGCATTCTGGCCTTGGCGATTTTCGGGACGCTCTCAATAGGGTCGGCGACGGCCCAGACGTACGATCCGGCCTATCCGGTTTGCTTGCACGTGTACGATAGGGGGGCCAACTATTACGAATGCAGGTACGCGTCACTGCCTCAGTGTAACGCGTCGGCATCGGGCCGCGCGGCCGAGTGCGTCATCAATCCATATTTTGCGAGCGCGGAAGAGCCCGTGAGACGACATTATCGCCAGCATCCTCGCGTCTACTAG
- a CDS encoding adenylate/guanylate cyclase domain-containing protein has product MPKFLRIGIHQSNVSGYTSKAWCVRRVGSAVFLKWGPVEVYGAGDGRRVYWTLPPRVKTIRCGTVPRAKDYAKAAIARRRSHRYEPLVGSIAIRRRSPSRGAELEQALATILFVDIVRSTEKAARLGDARWTQVMSHYYAAVRRELKTLRGKEVVTTGDGLLATFKAPAAGVRCATAIREAVRTLGLEIRVGLHAGEYKVSGSEVVGLAFHIGARVAAKARAGEVLVSSAVRDLMSQSGIRFRDHGVHQLKGVPERWRLYRVEP; this is encoded by the coding sequence ATGCCCAAGTTCCTTCGCATCGGAATCCATCAGTCGAACGTTTCCGGATACACGTCAAAGGCATGGTGCGTTCGACGGGTTGGTTCGGCGGTTTTCCTGAAGTGGGGCCCCGTGGAGGTCTATGGCGCCGGAGATGGGCGAAGGGTTTACTGGACGCTTCCACCGAGGGTGAAAACAATTCGTTGCGGCACCGTGCCGCGTGCCAAAGACTATGCAAAAGCCGCGATCGCGCGGCGACGCAGCCATCGCTATGAACCGCTGGTGGGATCTATTGCGATCCGGCGCCGATCCCCCAGCCGTGGCGCCGAACTCGAACAAGCGCTCGCCACGATCCTCTTTGTCGATATCGTCCGCTCCACCGAAAAAGCCGCGCGGCTCGGCGATGCCCGATGGACGCAGGTGATGAGTCACTATTACGCCGCCGTCCGTCGAGAGCTGAAGACCTTGCGCGGAAAGGAGGTCGTGACGACGGGGGACGGACTGCTGGCGACGTTCAAGGCGCCGGCCGCCGGGGTCCGTTGCGCGACCGCGATCCGCGAGGCCGTGCGCACGCTGGGGCTCGAGATCAGGGTAGGGCTGCATGCAGGCGAATACAAAGTGAGCGGGTCCGAGGTGGTCGGTCTCGCGTTTCACATCGGCGCGCGCGTCGCCGCGAAGGCGCGGGCCGGCGAAGTCCTGGTCTCGAGCGCGGTCAGGGACCTGATGTCGCAATCTGGAATCCGCTTCAGGGATCACGGCGTTCACCAACTCAAAGGCGTGCCGGAGCGATGGCGCCTGTACCGGGTCGAACCTTGA